The following proteins are co-located in the Lentimicrobium sp. L6 genome:
- a CDS encoding S41 family peptidase, which yields MKKMKFKTNRRKTLILWILIIPVVFFGQNNTEQLFEPRQVKADIDTLISKMKDIHPTFQVHYKATNLESSIDSIKKSITKPMSKLDFFRIMQPIVSIDGHTTLLYNGPLYDKEDSPLFPFKVIIYNNALYIKENLSENETLVKGSLIDKINGISSETIIHKLYKYIPGEKEAYQAKKLEESFHVFMALVYGSFSDFSITVNKSKYHLKGTNWNAFQEASKPKFELRFYDDDIAYIYKRMFFPPQDFMHFMDSAFTIISEKKINHLIIDNLIGGGLTDLADSLITYFTDKPFNMMEMKKTKVSDLTKEFIEDKKPKGSIQDDYFIEKYAKHSSDCENRFSGKTYILTGPRSYSAGTCFSAAAKCYQSATIVGEESGQPLLSNGDQNQFVLPETNMSVVTALSIVYMPCNNDDTIQGVLPDYYCAPTLDDLLNDREYTLEYTLQLIRESKY from the coding sequence ATGAAAAAAATGAAATTTAAAACAAACAGGAGAAAAACACTTATTCTTTGGATTTTAATTATTCCGGTAGTTTTCTTTGGACAAAATAACACTGAACAACTTTTTGAACCAAGGCAAGTCAAAGCAGATATTGACACCCTGATTTCCAAAATGAAGGATATTCATCCCACATTTCAAGTCCATTACAAGGCAACTAACCTAGAAAGCAGTATAGACAGCATTAAGAAGAGTATCACCAAACCCATGTCTAAGTTGGATTTTTTTAGGATAATGCAACCCATTGTTTCTATTGATGGTCATACAACACTTTTATATAATGGACCATTATACGATAAAGAAGATAGTCCATTGTTTCCTTTTAAAGTGATTATTTACAACAACGCACTTTACATCAAAGAAAATCTCTCTGAAAATGAAACGCTCGTTAAAGGCTCACTTATTGACAAGATCAATGGAATTTCTTCAGAAACGATCATCCATAAGCTGTACAAGTATATTCCTGGCGAAAAAGAGGCTTATCAAGCAAAAAAGCTCGAAGAAAGTTTTCATGTTTTTATGGCTTTGGTTTATGGCTCTTTTTCTGATTTTAGTATTACTGTAAATAAATCTAAATATCATCTAAAAGGTACTAATTGGAATGCTTTTCAGGAGGCTTCAAAACCAAAATTTGAGTTACGCTTTTATGATGATGACATCGCCTATATTTATAAAAGAATGTTTTTTCCACCGCAAGATTTCATGCATTTCATGGATTCTGCTTTCACCATAATCTCTGAGAAAAAAATTAATCATTTGATCATTGACAATCTTATTGGTGGAGGGCTTACTGATCTTGCTGACTCCCTGATAACTTATTTTACAGATAAGCCATTCAATATGATGGAAATGAAAAAAACCAAAGTAAGTGACTTGACAAAAGAATTTATTGAAGATAAAAAACCAAAAGGTAGTATTCAGGATGATTATTTTATTGAGAAATACGCTAAACATAGTTCTGATTGTGAAAATCGCTTTTCCGGGAAAACCTATATTCTGACAGGCCCACGGTCTTATTCGGCAGGCACCTGTTTTTCCGCTGCAGCTAAATGCTATCAGAGTGCCACAATCGTTGGCGAAGAATCAGGACAACCCCTTTTGAGTAATGGCGATCAGAACCAGTTTGTGTTACCTGAAACGAATATGTCCGTTGTAACGGCGCTTTCAATAGTTTATATGCCCTGTAATAATGATGATACTATACAAGGTGTGCTCCCTGATTATTACTGTGCACCTACATTGGATGATTTGTTAAACGACAGGGAGTACACCCTTGAATATACATTGCAATTGATTAGAGAAAGTAAATATTAA
- a CDS encoding redoxin family protein: protein MKKRSIIALAVSMLLFNACTTNYTSNDYLEKVLNNLETIESATYNIVSENWPPGDTVASETYYSFVKEYDYPSDTTIGSKFVRLNGSDTSILEFCYDGEMRALVYKDEKRVVLDSFNVNPKPIRTLTPPFFNYTESILKYALETEDSISLDIKDLGDIVYLKLTIYEENQVEFFGKAFHMPITPYTFGENTSIYEMWIDKTNDLPFKTRREMYHNISVRVRKDYKLNNIDIKDFKASDYFPEDYRIQPYRLGGKRKTKSELIGKEAPDWTLQTGDQLPFSLTDLKSKITMIQFTSVSCGPCKASIPFLKELPSIYKKEDFDFVSIECTSRNSNVLKTYMNRNHFDYKFLLSTKEVLKSYSIGSFPVFFILDENRIIRNVIYGYGKGSTDNEIREAIDKLI, encoded by the coding sequence ATGAAAAAACGATCCATTATAGCTTTAGCAGTATCGATGTTACTTTTTAATGCTTGTACTACAAATTACACTTCTAACGATTACTTGGAAAAAGTATTAAATAATCTGGAAACAATAGAATCTGCAACATACAATATCGTTTCTGAGAACTGGCCACCGGGAGATACTGTAGCTTCAGAGACTTATTATTCCTTTGTGAAAGAGTATGATTACCCATCAGATACAACAATAGGTTCAAAGTTTGTAAGACTCAATGGTTCCGATACTTCAATTCTTGAATTCTGCTATGATGGTGAAATGAGAGCGCTCGTGTATAAGGACGAAAAAAGAGTGGTGCTTGACAGTTTTAATGTAAATCCCAAGCCAATCAGGACTTTGACACCACCATTTTTTAATTATACAGAAAGCATTCTTAAATACGCGCTTGAAACAGAAGATAGTATATCGTTGGATATAAAAGATCTGGGAGATATTGTTTATTTGAAACTTACGATTTATGAGGAAAATCAAGTGGAGTTCTTTGGAAAAGCTTTCCACATGCCAATAACACCCTATACTTTTGGAGAAAATACATCTATTTATGAAATGTGGATAGACAAAACGAACGACCTTCCTTTTAAAACGAGGAGAGAAATGTATCACAATATTTCTGTTAGAGTTCGAAAAGACTATAAACTGAATAATATTGATATAAAAGACTTTAAAGCTTCGGACTATTTCCCTGAGGATTATCGAATCCAACCCTATAGATTGGGAGGAAAAAGAAAGACGAAAAGTGAGCTAATTGGCAAAGAAGCCCCCGACTGGACTTTGCAAACCGGAGATCAATTACCCTTCTCTTTAACAGATCTAAAAAGTAAAATTACGATGATCCAATTTACCAGTGTGAGCTGCGGACCTTGTAAAGCTTCCATTCCATTCCTTAAAGAACTGCCTTCCATTTATAAAAAAGAAGATTTTGATTTTGTATCCATTGAGTGCACCAGCAGAAATTCGAATGTATTAAAAACCTATATGAATAGAAATCACTTCGACTACAAGTTTTTGTTATCGACCAAAGAAGTATTGAAAAGCTATTCCATTGGTTCTTTCCCTGTGTTCTTTATCCTTGATGAGAATCGAATCATAAGAAATGTCATTTACGGATATGGAAAAGGAAGCACCGATAATGAAATTCGTGAGGCCATTGATAAGCTGATATAA
- a CDS encoding T9SS C-terminal target domain-containing protein gives MKTKLIFAALFWGLITTSSFSQAIVWNPKAELPAQIYSGSAVSCQGKVYFIGGQIDIGSTDYIVSNMIFEYDLATDEWIEKPNMPTARYNLGVAAVDGKIYAIGGDSFLDKNEMYDPTTETWQTLTPMPTARQHIKAAVVNGKIYIIGGLLVNYSQVSSKNEVYDPQTDTWEEMAPIPTPKHNYASMVYNDKIYIFGGSTQNGGNVWVQTSTVEVYDPSTNTWDTSVSLPSVRFNPGIGFLNNKIIITGGISGNETLSDVDVFDPVSNTWSEGTSLPMQIVAMGSTTLNNKIYIIGGSNGPGAWIGYNSVYEGAFDESTGTDQIANMENHFKLYPNPTKDYCEIKYDGAKIESVLIMNAQGTVVYTKKLIMLHPRINVSELNDGFYYVKIHTTDNEVYTSKLLKIQ, from the coding sequence ATGAAAACAAAATTAATTTTTGCTGCACTATTTTGGGGATTAATAACAACAAGTTCATTTTCTCAGGCAATTGTATGGAACCCCAAAGCTGAACTTCCGGCCCAAATATATAGTGGATCAGCTGTTAGTTGTCAGGGTAAAGTTTACTTTATCGGTGGACAAATAGATATAGGATCCACTGATTATATTGTGTCAAATATGATTTTCGAATATGATTTGGCAACGGATGAGTGGATTGAAAAACCCAATATGCCGACAGCACGCTATAATCTTGGCGTTGCCGCAGTTGATGGTAAAATTTATGCCATAGGCGGTGATAGTTTTCTTGATAAAAATGAAATGTATGACCCTACGACAGAAACCTGGCAAACACTCACTCCTATGCCCACAGCCCGGCAACATATAAAAGCCGCCGTTGTAAATGGTAAAATATATATTATCGGTGGATTATTGGTCAACTATTCGCAAGTTTCATCCAAGAATGAAGTATATGACCCACAAACAGATACATGGGAAGAGATGGCTCCTATTCCTACACCAAAACACAACTATGCAAGCATGGTTTACAATGATAAAATCTATATTTTTGGAGGAAGCACACAGAATGGCGGAAATGTTTGGGTTCAAACATCCACTGTAGAAGTGTATGATCCGTCTACTAACACTTGGGATACTTCTGTCTCGCTACCTTCTGTCAGGTTTAATCCCGGAATAGGCTTCCTCAACAATAAGATCATCATTACTGGCGGTATTTCAGGTAATGAAACTTTAAGTGATGTTGATGTTTTTGATCCTGTATCGAACACCTGGAGCGAAGGTACTTCTCTACCTATGCAAATCGTTGCCATGGGCTCTACAACTTTAAATAACAAAATCTACATTATAGGAGGCTCGAATGGACCGGGAGCTTGGATTGGATATAATTCGGTTTATGAAGGAGCTTTTGATGAATCAACTGGAACTGACCAAATAGCAAATATGGAAAATCATTTTAAACTGTATCCAAATCCTACGAAAGACTATTGTGAGATAAAGTACGATGGGGCTAAAATTGAGTCGGTTTTAATAATGAATGCTCAAGGAACCGTCGTTTACACTAAGAAATTAATTATGCTTCATCCGAGAATTAATGTTTCCGAATTAAACGATGGATTTTATTATGTAAAAATCCATACAACAGACAATGAAGTATATACGTCGAAATTGCTTAAGATCCAATAA